The following are from one region of the Gammaproteobacteria bacterium genome:
- a CDS encoding DNA polymerase III subunit beta — translation MLLIKTNRDTLLKPLQTVTGIVERRQTLPILSNVLIRQSAEKTSFLTTDLEIQIKTVTAMDLASKQDFSLTVSAKKLQDILRSLAGDAEVALTRQDDHLYVKSGKSAFNLQILPAEDFPEVAEESASENAITLQQQELKNLLHHVQFAVAQQDIRYYLNGLLLLTDGKQLISVGTDGHRLAYIAAMLDKAQKKQEVILPRKAVYELSKLLEDSEDPVTIEYFQNKVRFSFSGIVLTSKVIDGKFPDYNRVIPTRNNKQFEINRQTFLQALQRVSILSNQSEKFRGVRLIVSENNLRIVCKNNEQEEAEEELEINYSEESVDISLNITYLLDLLNNVDSETALCAFENANSSVLITIPGNDAFKYIVMPMRI, via the coding sequence ATGCTTTTAATTAAAACCAACCGGGATACGTTGTTGAAACCGCTACAAACCGTAACCGGAATCGTCGAACGCCGTCAGACACTACCTATCTTATCCAATGTGCTGATCCGGCAAAGTGCGGAAAAGACCTCTTTTTTGACCACTGATCTGGAAATCCAGATTAAAACGGTTACAGCGATGGACTTGGCATCCAAACAGGATTTTTCCCTGACGGTTTCGGCAAAAAAACTGCAGGACATTTTACGTTCACTCGCTGGCGACGCCGAAGTCGCACTGACGCGTCAGGACGATCATCTGTACGTTAAATCCGGCAAAAGCGCATTCAATCTGCAGATACTGCCAGCAGAAGATTTTCCGGAAGTCGCAGAAGAGTCCGCATCGGAAAATGCCATTACGCTGCAACAACAAGAACTGAAAAACCTGCTGCACCATGTGCAATTTGCGGTTGCCCAACAAGACATCCGCTATTACCTGAACGGGTTATTGCTGCTGACGGACGGAAAACAATTGATCAGCGTCGGCACCGACGGGCACCGTCTCGCGTATATCGCAGCCATGTTGGATAAGGCGCAGAAAAAACAGGAAGTCATTCTGCCGCGCAAGGCCGTGTATGAATTGTCGAAATTGCTTGAGGACAGCGAAGATCCGGTTACCATCGAGTATTTCCAGAACAAAGTACGGTTTTCCTTCTCCGGCATTGTTCTGACTTCCAAAGTGATCGACGGTAAGTTTCCCGACTACAACCGCGTTATCCCGACCCGGAACAACAAACAGTTTGAAATTAACCGCCAAACCTTCCTGCAAGCGTTGCAACGGGTATCGATACTGTCCAACCAAAGCGAAAAATTCCGTGGTGTGCGCTTGATCGTCAGTGAAAATAACCTGCGTATCGTTTGCAAAAACAACGAACAGGAAGAAGCCGAGGAAGAGCTGGAAATCAACTACAGTGAAGAATCGGTGGATATCAGCCTGAACATTACTTATCTGCTCGATTTATTAAACAATGTGGATAGCGAAACCGCGCTGTGCGCGTTTGAA